From Roseibium alexandrii DFL-11, the proteins below share one genomic window:
- a CDS encoding gamma-glutamylcyclotransferase: MSDFWVFGYGSLMWNPGFDHLHAEPALLHGAHRSLCVYSWVHRGTEARPGLVFGLDNGGTCRGMAYQVATENWPTTLEYLRAREQTTMVYKEHWHNISLDSGQKVEALVYMVDHGHPQYAGALPLEKQLEIVNGAVGKSGPNPEYVINTAAHLDEMQITDTGLTWLAGQLKSIVKP; encoded by the coding sequence ATGAGCGATTTTTGGGTGTTTGGCTACGGGTCATTGATGTGGAACCCAGGATTTGACCACTTGCATGCCGAACCTGCTCTTCTGCATGGTGCCCATCGGTCCTTATGCGTTTATTCGTGGGTCCACCGGGGCACCGAAGCCCGGCCCGGCCTTGTCTTCGGTCTAGACAATGGCGGCACCTGCCGGGGCATGGCCTATCAGGTCGCAACTGAGAACTGGCCGACAACGCTCGAATACCTCCGCGCCCGCGAGCAAACGACCATGGTCTACAAGGAACACTGGCACAACATCTCTCTGGACAGTGGCCAGAAAGTGGAAGCCCTCGTTTACATGGTTGATCATGGCCATCCGCAATATGCCGGGGCGCTGCCGTTGGAAAAACAGCTGGAAATCGTCAACGGCGCAGTTGGCAAATCCGGACCGAACCCGGAGTATGTCATCAACACGGCGGCTCATCTCGATGAGATGCAGATCACGGATACCGGGCTGACTTGGCTGGCCGGGCAACTCAAGTCAATCGTCAAGCCCTAG